From Arachis hypogaea cultivar Tifrunner chromosome 3, arahy.Tifrunner.gnm2.J5K5, whole genome shotgun sequence:
TGGCTAATGGAAGCTTAGACGATTGCCTGTTCCACAGAGGCAATGCACCAGTGCTCCCATGGCAGTTAAGATTCCGAATTGCTGCAGAGATTGCAACTGCCCTTCTTTTCCTCCACCAGACAAAGCCGGAGCCACTGGTGCACCGTGACTTGAAACCTGGAAACATTTTGCTTGATCGCAACCTGGTGAGCAAGATTGGTGACGTCGGGTTAGCGAGGCTTGTCCCTCCTTCGGTTTCAGACGTTGTCACACAATATAGACTCACATCAACTGCAGGAACTTTCTGCTACATTGATCCTGAGTACCAGCAAACAGGGATGCTTGGAGTCAAGTCTGATATTTACTCACTGGGAGTCATGCTTCTTCAGATCATAACTGCAAGGTCACCAATGGGTTTGACTCATCAGGTTGCGAAAGCCATTCAGAGAGGCACTTTTGCTGAAATGCTTGACCCTGCTGTTGAGGACTGGCCAATTCAACATGCCTTGCATTTTGCAAAGATTGGCCTCAGATGTGCAGAGATGAAAAGAAAAGATAGACCTGATCTTGCAAAAGTTGTATTGCCTGAGTTAAACAAGCTCAGACAGTTTGCTGAAGAAAACACGCCTATGATGATGTTTGGTGTTGGCGCAGGATTCGCTTCTCGCTCTACAACAACTTCCTTATTTCAAGTCAGTCTCTCATATTcatcatagtttttttccgttaaTAATAAGACATTATTACACTCATCTCATCTCATCACGTTACATATATCTCTTGTAGGACACCAGTGAAACTCAATCGTTCTCTGAAATCTCTGAAAGTAGCCTCTCAAGCACGCCCTCAATCGAGAAAATTGAAAGTTCCGGGCTTGAGGCGGAAGTTACACTTGGCATGCGCTTTTAAAGCTGGTCTAGTTGATAATCTGAACCATTTGAACAAGGTAATGCTATGATGAAGAATGCCTTTTAAGGAAGAGTGAAGATTattgttttttcaaaaaataaagatatcatgtaaaatgcacactTCCCTTAAAAGATTAGTTACAATATTCATTCTTCAATCAACTTTATTCTTTACCAAAGAAATTTCCCGTTAACAATAGAGATGTAGAAGTGTATAAAAGCTTGTAGAAATTAGAAGCTATTATGTTAGTTATGCTGACTCTGGCATATTTCTGTTATTGACAGCAACTATATATAGACTCATGTAACTaactctttgatgatgatgatgatcaacaACAGATTCTCCCACTTAACCAACTCAGACATAAGTCTGTTACCTTTCACTAGTTAAACGTTAACAACAACAGACCCAGTTCTAACTCAAGTTCTAGTTTATTTTGCCTCTTAGAATAGCACTCAAAAACGTACAAACGAAGAACGTTAGTTTTCAATGTGAATATACCAATTTCATTAGGAACTGTAATAGAACTAGTACGAGACAAagaaagaatatatatttaaaaattgtctattaaatataataaaaataaaggagAATAGTGGTACCTGATAAATTACAGAGTGTAACAATTCTCATTTGATGTGTTTGGGTAAAAAATTGTCTGTCCCATTATCTAAAAAGTACATGTAAAATCATTTTCAAATGACAAACAATAATAGCACGAAATATCTTGAACTATTTCGTAAAATCAATAACAATAGGAAGTAGAAATGCATAAACTGATCTTCCAACATTCCCATGTCTACTGATATTTATGCAAAAAATTAcactttttataatataatataatattaaatttaaatatatattacgtGAGAACTTTATCTGAGATTGAACAAAATTGTTAATAGTAATGCAATAAGAATTTAAGAGCTTACTTGTTTGATGAAATTTAAATAGTATGAATTGCAGTTAAGAAAAAAGTGATTACACATGTAATAATTTAGAAGATAATACAATCAACGGAATTTATAAGACTCGACAGTAGCGGGTGGAAAGCACAAAAAAAAGTGTAGACTGATTCATGCAACAAACCCTCCTAACTTTGAAGTTTACAATAGGATAGGACTACAGCGGAGTTCTTAATACAAGAATTACAAACAAGGTTGGGGACAAAGATTCTCTAAGGCTAAAAGGACAACTATGATTTTGAATTATTACGAGGTACTCCGATTCCTTGCACTAATAAATATTTGGGATATAATAAAACACGAAAAGATGAATTTTACAATAAAGTAATGTGAACAAAAGGAACTACGCCAGACTGATTATCAAAATTTCACCGAAACGTCCACAAGAACGAAGGACTAGCACTGCATAGGCTTTCAAAAACGTATTCTTAAAAGGGGTGGCATCAGGGAGTTATATCCATCATACAGTTGCTCCAACAAATTCTTTTGCCTTGTTAATAGCAGGTACCATCTTCTGAGGTGGCTGCATTAGTAGAAGACCTCAAATTAGTTAGAAATCAAATTATTAAGGATCACAGGTATGGTATTGAAGGCAAGTTCAAGAGTATTTCTTCAACCCAATGGTAGGggcataaataattaaatattgtcaGGGTACATTAGATTCATACCATGGTCAACTCCTCTTCATGCTTTGGAATGAAAGCAGTGTCAACCTTGCCATTTCTGAAATCCTGCAACATAATAAAGATAGTATTTAACTTGAGTTCTTGAGATCACCGGTAAATATGGTTAAAGGTTATTTGTTAACAGAAGTGCATAAAAGGTGCCCCACCTCTATGTCAAGGATGAGTTTATGATATTCAATTGTTGTAGGCACACCTGTAACCGAAAAAATAGTTATATAGTTAGATCACTGGAAGCGAAGGATTTAAGCAaactcccccctctctctcttttcctcttccaggttttctatttttgtttcttaTAGAATAATCAGTAAAAAGATCAGATTATTTTACCTGTGATGATGGTGTCATCAAGTGCCCTTTTCATGCGTTCAATTGCTTTTTCTCTTGTTGGAGCCCACACAATCAACTACAAAATGATCACAAAATCAAGACTACATTAGGGTTTCAAATGAAACAAGCCGTAGATATGTAGTTGGGTTTATCCAAATCCTAATCACCACAGCACACGACAGGAACAATAATAACTTTATGTTCGAAGGGTTAGGGCTGGgcaacttatttaaaaaaagactATCAACTATTCAACTGCAAACTATACTAAACCATctccttcccacttgaatattaattaagtattaactacatcaaaattcaaaccaGTCATTACTTAAACCTAAAGGGGAGCATCTAGGAGACAAACAactttaaaaagaattgaaatataaatataaaaggaAAAGATTATGATCAATAAATGTATAATATCAATATAGATATTATTGAACAACTCAGATAATTCTATATGGACAGATTACGTGCAGTCCAGGTTCATATGGACCATGAAGACAAAAACTATGTAGTAAATAACTCAAATGAGTATGATAAAGAAACAACAGAAGAGAGATAtgttccaataataataataatgataatgcagCGCGAAAGAGATCACACCTTTCCAAGAAGGGAGTCATAGCTTGGAGGAACTACATAATCAGGATAAACATGACTATCCATTCTGACAAATGGGCCTCCTGATGGTAAGTATGCTGTAATTCTACCTGTTGTTTGTAGGGAAAGTTCCTTAGTATTGATAAAGACCTAACAGAGGCACTAATTGATCACCGATGCAAGATTATGTTTCAAACTAATATCACAGATGGGGAAGCTGGTATTAGAATGTAAATGCATCTTCTGATACATGATGGTAAATCAAGATACCTGGCCCTGGTCTAAATCCCTTAAAAGCATCTTCTGCATTGATACGGCATTCAATAGAATGTCCTCTCAGAATAATATCCTCCTGTAGGAAAAGCTTGAATTTAAGATTTAAGAGCCTAATTCTaataaaccaaaaggtaagataTCTCCTTCAGTACCTGTTTGTAACGAAGCTTCGCTCCCATAGCCACACGAATTTGCTCTTCAATCAAATCAACAGAAGATATCATTTCTGTCACCGGATGTTCAACCTGATCCCAACCAACCCACAATCAAGAAAAAAGAGACGAGAGACTAATCAAAAGTATTCAGCAGAACTCCTCATATAATAAGAGCATACTATATTAGAAATTAATTTCATATTAGACAAGTAGATTAGAAATCAGTTTCAACCTGGATACGAGTATTCATCTCCATGAAGTAAAAGGAGCCCCTTTCATCCAAGAGGAATTCAACTGTTCCAACACCTATGTAACCGATAGATGCAGCTGCTGCGACTGCTGCATCTCCCATTGCCTTCCGCAGCTCTGGGGTCAAAGCAGGAGATGGTGCTTCTTCCAACAGTTTCTGATTACGCCTCTGTAAGAGAAGTCATATTCAACCGATTTAATTACTTCAGGTAGAATGATTTGAAACGGGATTACAGGGGGAAGCTATgtaatcaaaattttttcaatcttTTAGTCTTGCAAAGAACTTGTCAAATAGAATTTACCGTGCCAAGTGATATAAGTTTCAGGATTTTTGTATTTATCAAATACGTATCTCTGCTATTTTTTATCCAGAAACACCAGTGGGTAAAATAGGATAAGAAACTCTAAAATAACTAATGGGATTGACAATTACTTGAATCACAGCACATAACATTATTCAAAGTTCAGTAAACTACACTCTTGTGAGTGGTAAACAAGAGAATGTTACTCTAGGCAGAAACACACATTTCATATGTATGATAATAGTTTAtagtttattatataattttaaggcCTTGGATTCACCTAGGTCAGGAATAACAACAGGTTTACTGAAtacattttgtattttaaaatgttaatatattcTGACCTCTGATGAGTGTCATTAGAAACGAAAGATAAAAAATCATTTGACAATCTACACATAGATAAAGGaagaaacagaaagaaataagagaagtTAGGTCATAAGACCTGGATGCTGCAATCACGTTCTCCAAAGTGAACAACATTACCATATTTATCTGCAAGAACCTGTAAAGCGATGAAGCATATGGATAGATGAATTAGTCAGGAACAAGATGAGTAAACTCTAAAGTGGATTCAGAaattgaaaatttggaaaaatatgtaaaaaaatatttctttttataaatgCAAACTAGTGTTCTAAGCTGCAAAGTAATTCAATTGCATTTAATAATCCCAGTTCCTACTTGAATGCCTGCCCAATCCACATTCTTCATAAATAAAATCCCTTTTCTCCTAATCCCAAGGATTAAATCAAACTGTAGACTCCAACAGGAAAAAGAGATAACATTACCTGGAACTCAATGTGCCTAGGATTTTGAATGTACTTCTCCAAATAAACTCCATCATTACCAAAGGCGGCAGCAGCCTCACTCTTAGCTTGCTGTAAAAAAGAAATGAATTTGATGCCAAATCATCAAAAAAGCATATAACTAAGATACTAAATCTAGAATTCTTGACAAGAAAAATAACATCATCTCCATAACTCCATTCCATCACAATACACTATTGGTCCCGCCCTAAAACCTACCTACTCTGCTTTCATGGCATAATAATTATTGGATAAGCTCCAGGAGATCTTGTTCTACTCATTGGCCCCAATCAACTCATAATTcattattttgttagaaaataatACACTAAAGGGTTTACCTAATATGTGCCCTAAGGACACATGATAAGCTTACCATTAGTggaaggttttaaattttttcatttaataaatgCAAAACAAATGCATtggaaacttaaattttttatatttctaataaaaacTTTCTCAATTTGTAATCTTAACATGTTCCCTTAGGGCACAAGATAGATAAATCCTATACTAAAAAGGAAATAATATGCCAGGTGCACCCATTTCTTATCTCCTTCAGCTTCTTTTTTTTATCTGCCAATTTCTTATCTCGTTCAGCTTCTTTTCTCGTCCGAAATTCTGCACATAGGATTTATATTATGCCTTCTGTATTGAAGTTATATTTAAGTTGCAGGTTACGCCATCTAGCTTTTGCCTATAGATATCATGAAAGAAGAAAGATAGAAACTAAACCATGTCAATTTGAAGAGTACGGACAACATAACAGGAACTTGCATTCTGGTGGAAATACCTGTAACAACTTCACAAACTCTCCAGGTTCTTTAGCAAGTCGCATACCACGTCCACCGCCACCTGCTGTTGCCTAAAGAACACAATAAATGTCAGCAAAAGTGACAGAAAttgagaaaggaaaaaaaaatggcaaaacatACTATCACAGTTCACAAAATACATCCAGTTGTTAAACTAATCTGCAGAAGAAATTTTggctttctttttttcaattctttAGTTATCATCACCTCACGtccttaaaattcaaattcaaattatgTTAAGGATAGAGAAGTGGACAAGAAAAATAACCTATAAGGAATAATTTATGCCAACCACAACAGCTAGAATTCACTTCAAACAGGCACAAGACTACATATTACAGAACCAATACCTTGATCATAACAGGGAAACCAATCTCATTTGCTAGCCTGATAGCTTCTTCAGTGCTCTGtaacgattttttttttcattagacTGATTCATATAACGTGAATTGACCTCCAGCTTCTGTATAAAGGTAATTGAAGCTATTTACACAGCTGAATGGAATACAATACCTGTAAAAGCCCATCACTTCCTGGAACAG
This genomic window contains:
- the LOC112790756 gene encoding biotin carboxylase 2, chloroplastic is translated as MEATMAACNSLSSPSVPIPGLYAGTSRGIKNSQCSFLGATKVNFPSQTMSRTCQLNHKHKTRSGALHATCQGDKILVANRGEIAVRVIRTAHELGIPCVAVYSTIDKDALHVKLADESVCIGEAPSSQSYLLIPNVLSAAISRRCTMLHPGYGFLAENAVFVEMCREHGINFIGPNPDSIRVMGDKSTARDTMKNAGVPTVPGSDGLLQSTEEAIRLANEIGFPVMIKATAGGGGRGMRLAKEPGEFVKLLQQAKSEAAAAFGNDGVYLEKYIQNPRHIEFQVLADKYGNVVHFGERDCSIQRRNQKLLEEAPSPALTPELRKAMGDAAVAAAASIGYIGVGTVEFLLDERGSFYFMEMNTRIQVEHPVTEMISSVDLIEEQIRVAMGAKLRYKQEDIILRGHSIECRINAEDAFKGFRPGPGRITAYLPSGGPFVRMDSHVYPDYVVPPSYDSLLGKLIVWAPTREKAIERMKRALDDTIITGVPTTIEYHKLILDIEDFRNGKVDTAFIPKHEEELTMPPQKMVPAINKAKEFVGATV